The region ACCTTCCCTTTGGGCAAATTTTAAAACTGGAGCTATAAAAATAAGATGATCGGTAACTCTATAATAAAACTGAACAACGTTGATATCTTTCAGCAAAAGCACCTGGTGTTATCAAACGTAAACCTGCATATAGATAAAGGCGACTTTGTTTGGCTCATAGGCCAAACCGGATCTGGCAAGAGCAGTTTGCTTAAAGTTATCTATGGCGACCTGCTTGTTGCAAATGGCACAGGCCACGCCTGCGGTTACGAACTAAGTAAACTAGCCAATAAAGACATCCCTTACCTCCGCCGCAAGCTAGGCATCGTTTTTCAGGATTTCCAGTTGCTTACTGATAGGTCTGTAGAGCAGAACCTGCAATTTGTACTGCGTGCCACAGGCTGGGATGATAAAAAACTTATTGGTGACCGCATACTGGACGTACTGGAAAAAGTAGGACTGCGTTCTAAACTAAAAAAGATGCCACATGAGCTTTCGGGCGGCGAGCAGCAGCGCGTGGTAATTGCCCGTGCCCTGCTTAACAACCCTGAGATTATACTGGCAGATGAACCAACAGGTAACCTGGACCCGGATACATCAGAAGAAATAGTTTTACTGCTGAAACAGATCAGCCAGATGGGGACAGCTGTTGTAGTAGCCACACACGATTATCACATCATCCGTACCTTCCCGTCACGTATAATTAAATGCGAGAGCGGGAAAGTACTTGAGGATGTGCAGATAGCTTAACAGTTGTAGTGCTAACCTCCAGTCTTAATGACACATGGAGTAGAGCAAACTGACAACTGCGCATTGCACACCTGCAAACATAACATACAACTTTAAAAATCTACTGACACGCTGTCGGGTTTAACCTGATGGAATGAAACTTGATTAGCACTATACATGAATTTTAACGACATGTTGAAGAAAAAAAAGAAGGAAAATTCAGAAGCGGAAAATACTGTGGACATGGAAAACACAACCCCTCAGACAGATGAGCAGGACGAAAACCAGCAAGCGGAGAACACCGAAGAAACCCCTTCTGCAGAAGATAAATTTAAACAGCAGTTGGGCGAAGCGAATGACAAATATTTGCGCCTATACGCTGAGTTTGACAACTTCCGCCGCCGTACAATAAAAGAACGCGAAGAAGCCCGCAAAACAGAAGGTAAGGACGTAATTGTTGCTCTGTTACCTGTACTTGACGATTTTGAGCGTGCTCTTCGTGCTATGGAAAATGCAACAGAAGTGACTTCGGTAAAAGAAGGTGTTGCATTGATACAGCATAAATTAAAGAACATACTTGCTGCAAAAGGCTTAAAAGAGATGAGCTCGGTAGGCCAGCCATTTGACGCTGATTTACACGAGGCTATCACCAGCATACCTGCACCAACAGATGACCTGAAGGATAAAGTAGTTGACGAGATGGAAAAAGGTTATCAGCTCAATGATAAGGTTATCCGTTTTGCAAAAGTAGTTGTAGGAGCATAATACAATTGGTGAGTCACTAAGCTGGAATTAATGGTTAAGCCAGGCAACTGAAAGGCTCAATCATTAAACCGTTAAGCTCATTAAATTCACTAAACGATATATTAAACAAGTGACAAGGGATTATTTACTGATTCACCTATTCACAATCATTAATTTAAAAAATGGCTAAGAGAGATTATTACGATGTGCTGGGTGTAAGCAAAGGCGCAGATGCCGATGAAATAAAGAAGGCATATCGTAAGATGGCTATAAAATATCACCCGGATAAGAATGAGGGTGACAAAGCTGCCGAAGAAAAATTTAAAGAGGCAGCCGAGGCTTATGAGGTACTAAGCTCGCCTGAGAAGCGCCAGCGGTACGATCAGTTTGGCCATGCAGCCAACGCATCATCAGCTAACGGTGGAGGTTACGGCGGCGGCAACATGAATATGGACGACATATTCAGCCAGTTTGGCGATATATTCGGTGGCGGCAGCCCGTTTGAAGGTTTCTTTGGTGGCGGTGGCGGCCGTCAGGGAGGCGGTGGCCGTCGCGTAGCACGTGGCAGTAACTTACGCATTAAAGTGCGCCTGACATTGGAAGAAATAGCCAACGGTGCCGAAAAGAAAATAAAGGTAAACAAGCAGGTAGTTTGTAAAACCTGCGATGGCAGCGGCGCAAAAGATAAATCATCTTTCTCAACTTGTAAAACCTGTGGCGGACAGGGTTCTGTACGCCGGGTTACCAATACTATACTGGGCCAGATGCAAACCACCAGCACCTGCCCTACCTGTAACGGCGAAGGAAGCACCATTACCAACAAATGTAATGTTTGCCATGGCGACGGTGTTGTACGCGGTGAAGAGACCATTACCATAAACGTACCAGCCGGTGTAAGCGAAGGCATGCAACTGAGCATGAGCGGCAAGGGTAATGCTGCCCCACGTGGCGGTGTACCGGGCGACCTTATCATCCTAATTGAGGAAGTACCACACGAGACCCTTAAACGTGATGGCAATAATGTAATATACGACCTGCACGTGAACTTTGTTGACGCTGCGATAGGTACCAGCGTTGAAGTGCCAACCATTGATGGTAAAGCAAAAATAAAGATTGAACCAGGCACCCAGGGCGGTAAGATTCTCCGTCTAAAAGGTAAAGGCGTACCGGAGGTGAACTCTTACCACAGAGGCGATCAGCTGATACACATTAACATCTGGACACCGAAAGCCCTGAGCCGTGAGGAACGCGAGATGCTGGAAAAATTACAGAACTCGCCTAACTTTAAACCCAACCCGGGCAAAAACGAGAAGAGCTTTTTCGAACGGATGAAAGAGTACTTTGAGTAAAAAATAGAAGAAGGTAAATAAAAAGGGCCGCTGTACTTACAGTGGCCCTTTTTATTTTATAAGTAGTTACTAAAATATAAACCTGAAACCAAGGCCAAATCTTGCCGCATTGAAGTCTGAG is a window of Mucilaginibacter terrenus DNA encoding:
- a CDS encoding cell division ATP-binding protein FtsE; translation: MIGNSIIKLNNVDIFQQKHLVLSNVNLHIDKGDFVWLIGQTGSGKSSLLKVIYGDLLVANGTGHACGYELSKLANKDIPYLRRKLGIVFQDFQLLTDRSVEQNLQFVLRATGWDDKKLIGDRILDVLEKVGLRSKLKKMPHELSGGEQQRVVIARALLNNPEIILADEPTGNLDPDTSEEIVLLLKQISQMGTAVVVATHDYHIIRTFPSRIIKCESGKVLEDVQIA
- a CDS encoding nucleotide exchange factor GrpE, with product MNFNDMLKKKKKENSEAENTVDMENTTPQTDEQDENQQAENTEETPSAEDKFKQQLGEANDKYLRLYAEFDNFRRRTIKEREEARKTEGKDVIVALLPVLDDFERALRAMENATEVTSVKEGVALIQHKLKNILAAKGLKEMSSVGQPFDADLHEAITSIPAPTDDLKDKVVDEMEKGYQLNDKVIRFAKVVVGA
- the dnaJ gene encoding molecular chaperone DnaJ, translated to MAKRDYYDVLGVSKGADADEIKKAYRKMAIKYHPDKNEGDKAAEEKFKEAAEAYEVLSSPEKRQRYDQFGHAANASSANGGGYGGGNMNMDDIFSQFGDIFGGGSPFEGFFGGGGGRQGGGGRRVARGSNLRIKVRLTLEEIANGAEKKIKVNKQVVCKTCDGSGAKDKSSFSTCKTCGGQGSVRRVTNTILGQMQTTSTCPTCNGEGSTITNKCNVCHGDGVVRGEETITINVPAGVSEGMQLSMSGKGNAAPRGGVPGDLIILIEEVPHETLKRDGNNVIYDLHVNFVDAAIGTSVEVPTIDGKAKIKIEPGTQGGKILRLKGKGVPEVNSYHRGDQLIHINIWTPKALSREEREMLEKLQNSPNFKPNPGKNEKSFFERMKEYFE